A window of Pomacea canaliculata isolate SZHN2017 linkage group LG3, ASM307304v1, whole genome shotgun sequence contains these coding sequences:
- the LOC112560166 gene encoding LARGE xylosyl- and glucuronyltransferase 1-like yields the protein MLVRWRKNVLVLLLAAGAIPVTYMVYFIATSDDAFDVNSDNAGVSALETRLVQRVREVENQNIGLRKQLSQTQNHLLRLQMTLAAANDSAGAGGNGTKIKCLNAEPDVPKCEVIHVAIVCAGHNSTRDVVTLIKSILFYRHNPLHLHFISDSVAQLILTKLFESWSVAEVEVSFYPADSIKPDVTWIPNRHYSGVYGLMKLTLPKTLPAELEKVIVLDTDVTFETDIAELWKIFRVLKGKQAIGLVENQSDWYLGKLWKNHQPWPALGRGFNTGVILLDLKMLRELSWMQMWRLIAEKELMSMLATSLADQDIFNAVLKQHPYLVYRLPCQWNVQLSMNTRSEQCYSEVADIKIIHWNSPMKLKVKNKHVEFFRNKYLTFLEYDGNLLRRELFGCQTASGGEGARNQDPLGELTEDDDCYDFRSERELVHRTHLYYMDYRYEPAPDDVTLVAQLSLDRLQMLELICKHWEGPISIALYMSDAEAQQFLRYALGSDILMARKNIGYHIVYRDGQFYPVNYLRNVALQEVKTSYVFLSDIDFLPMFGLYEYLKKAATTMAIGKQKKALVVPAFETQRYRLQFPKSKAELLSMLDMGTLFTFRYHVWPKGHAPTNFAKWRTATTPYTVNWEQDFEPYIMVQRDIPQFDQRFLGFGWNKVSHIMELDVQGYEFVVLPNAFVIHMPHAPSFDIAKFRSSSNYRKCLKVLKAEFQKDLSKKYGIKALKYLDVE from the exons ATGCTGGTGCGTTGGCGTAAGAATGTGTTGGTGCTGCTGCTCGCTGCTGGAGCTATTCCAGTCACATACATGGTGTACTTCATTGCAACTTCAGATG aTGCCTTTGATGTCAATAGCGACAATGCTGGAGTCAGTGCCTTAGAAACCCGCTTAGTTCAACGTGTTCGTGAAGTAGAAAATCAGAACATTGGGCTTCGCAAACAGCTTAG CCAAACCCAAAATCATCTACTTCGACTACAGATGACACTTGCTGCTGCCAATGATTCTGCAGGTGCTGGTGGCAAtggtacaaaaataaaatgtctgaatGCTGAACCTGATGTACCAAAGTGTGAG GTAATCCATGTTGCCATTGTGTGTGCTGGACACAACTCAACTCGTGATGTGGTGACCCTTATCAAAAGTATTCTGTTTTATCGACACAATCCTCTACATCTTCATTTCATATCAGATTCTGTGGCCCAACTCATTCTCACAAAACTGTTTGAGTCATGGAGTGTTGCTGAAG TTGAAGTGAGTTTTTACCCTGCAGATTCCATAAAG CCTGATGTTACCTGGATCCCAAACCGCCATTACTCTGGAGTATACGGATTGATGAAACTTACACTGCCAAAAACACTGCCTGCAGAGCTAGAAAAG GTGATCGTGCTGGACACTGATGTCACTTTTGAAACAGATATTGCTGAGTTGTGGAAAATCTTTAGGGTATTGAAAGGGAAACAA gctaTTGGTTTAGTAGAAAACCAGAGTGATTGGTACCTTGGGAAACTGTGGAAAAATCACCAGCCATGGCCTGCACTG GGCCGGGGCTTCAATACAGGAGTGATTCTACTGGACCTGAAGATGCTGCGGGAGCTGAGCTGGATGCAGATGTGGCGACTTATTGCTGAGAAGGAGCTTATGAGCATGCTTGCTACCTCACTAGCAGACCAG GACATTTTCAATGCTGTACTGAAACAGCATCCCTACTTGGTGTATCGTCTTCCTTGCCAGTGGAACGTTCAGCTGAGCATGAATACACGAAGTGAACAATGTTACAGTGAAGTTGCTGACATCAAG ATTATCCACTGGAATTCTCCAATGAAGctgaaagtgaaaaataagCATGTGGAGTTTTTTCGCAACAAGTATTTGACTTTCTTGGAGTACGATGGCAACCTTCTCCGCCGCGAACTCTTTGGCTGTCAAACTGCAAGTGGTGGAGAAGGAGCACGTAACCAAGATCCCCTTGGAGAGCTGACAGAGGATGATGATTGCTATGACTTCCGCAGTGAGCGAGAGCTTGTGCACCGGACCCATCTTTATTACATGGACTACAGATACGAG CCAGCTCCTGATGATGTGACATTGGTGGCCCAACTTTCACTGGACCGCTTGCAGATGTTGGAGTTGATATGTAAACACTGGGAAGGACCTATCAGCATTGCTCTCTACATGTCTGACGCAGAGGCACAGCAATTCCTGCGCTATGCTTTGGGATCAGATATTCTTATGGCTCGTAAAAACATTGGCTACCACATTGTATACAGAGATGGG CAATTTTACCCAGTGAACTATCTACGTAATGTGGCCTTACAGGAAGTGAAGACATCATATGTATTTTTGTCTGACATTGACTTTCTGCCCATGTTTGGGTTGTatgaatatttgaaaaaagCTGCAACAACGATGGCTataggaaaacagaaaaaa GCTTTGGTTGTGCCAGCCTTTGAGACCCAGCGATACAGGCTGCAGTTTCCTAAGTCCAAAGCAGAATTACTGTCCATGCTAGACATGGGAACACTTTTTACATTTAG GTACCATGTGTGGCCAAAGGGTCATGCTCCAACCAACTTTGCAAAGTGGAGGACTGCAACAACTCCATACACT GTAAACTGGGAGCAGGACTTCGAGCCATACATTATGGTGCAACGAGACATTCCTCAGTTTGACCAGCGTTTCTTGGGGTTCGGCTGGAACAAGGTGTCACACATCATGGAGCTCGATGTGCAAGG GTATGAGTTTGTGGTTCTCCCAAACGCTTTTGTCATCCACATGCCTCATGCACCCAGCTTTGACATTGCCAAATTCCGCTCAAGCTCTAACTACAGAAA gtgtCTTAAGGTGCTAAAAGCAGAATTTCAGAAAGACCTCTCAAAGAAATATGGTATAAAAGCATTGAAGTATTTGGATGTGGAGTGA